The following are encoded together in the Vigna angularis cultivar LongXiaoDou No.4 chromosome 9, ASM1680809v1, whole genome shotgun sequence genome:
- the LOC108346391 gene encoding kinesin-like protein KIN-14D, with translation MQTKINLNLQDERIKVLQEKLSTTEEKLQVSDISANETRTEFEGQQKLVHELQRRLEDAEYKVTVGEKLRKELHNTILELKGNIRVFCKVRPLLPDEARSTEGKVISYPTSMEAFGWGIELTQSGGTATS, from the exons ATGCAGACCAAG ataaatCTTAATTTGCAAGATGAGCGGATAAAGGTGCTGCAAGAGAAGCTCTCCACTACAGAGGAGAAACTGCAG GTTTCTGACATATCTGCAAATGAGACCAGAACAGAATTTGAAGGTCAACAAAAGCTTGTACATGAGTTGCAAAGGCGTTTAGAAGATGCAGAATATAAAGTTACAGTAGGGGAGAAACTGAGGAAAGAATTGCACAATACGATTTTG GAACTGAAAGGGAACATCCGTGTGTTCTGTAAAGTACGGCCTTTGTTACCTGATGAGGCTCGTAGCACAGAAGGAAAGGTTATATCTTATCCCACATCGATGGAAGCATTTGGATGGGGCATTGAATTGACACAAAGTG GAGGAACTGCAACAAGTTAG